Proteins encoded in a region of the Hirundo rustica isolate bHirRus1 chromosome 10, bHirRus1.pri.v3, whole genome shotgun sequence genome:
- the SFT2D3 gene encoding vesicle transport protein SFT2C, whose protein sequence is MADLGRQLHEYLAQSKAAAAAAGPSAVPAAPAAGGSQEVAGDGGGLRAWLGALNPFPPGSAPGATVWPWTAEEDPWLPGLSRWQRLAGSGLCALLAALCFGLAGLCVPLLLLRARKFALLWSLGSLCALGAAALLRGPARLLREPGRGALLYLGALFGTLYAALGLRSTALTALGAAAQLGIAAAALLAALPGGAAGLRRLAGLLRAAVCGRGKALLPL, encoded by the coding sequence ATGGCGGACCTGGGCCGGCAGCTGCACGAGTACCTCGCGCAGtccaaggctgctgctgccgccgccggccccAGCGCGGTCCCCGCGGCGCCGGCCGCCGGCGGCTCGCAGGAGGTGGCGGGGGACGGCGGCGGGCTGCGGGCCTGGCTGGGGGCGCTGAACCCGTTCCCGCCGGGCTCTGCCCCGGGCGCCACGGTGTGGCCTTGGACGGCGGAGGAGGACCCGTGGCTGCCGGGGCTGTCGCGCTGGCAGCGGCTGGCGGGCAGCGGGCTGTGCGCGCTTCTGGCCGCGCTGTGCTTCGGGCTGGCCGGGCTGTGcgtgccgctgctgctgctgcgcgCCCGCAAGTTCGCGCTGCTCTGGTCGCTGGGCTCGCTGTGCGCGCTGGGCGCCGCCGCGCTGCTGCGCGGGCCCGCCCGCTTGCTGCGGGAGCCCGGCCGCGGGGCGCTGCTGTACCTCGGGGCGCTCTTCGGGACGCTCTACGCCGCGCTGGGGCTGCGCAGCACCGCGCTGACGGCGCTGGGCGCCGCCGCGCAGCTCGGCatcgccgccgccgcgctcctGGCCGCGCTGCCCGGCGGTGCCGCCGGCCTGCGCCGCCTCGCCGGGCTGCTGCGCGCCGCGGTGTGC
- the FBXL12 gene encoding F-box/LRR-repeat protein 12 gives MAARPALPDSVLVRVLALLPLRDRLRAARVCRRWQQLAQDRAVWTHVDLSPHRITRRTLWHLVRHRLPDSLRTLRMRGVPRSGRKQRLLSPALLAALRKRCPQLHRLCLTETDLRRVPYESMPASVTALELSLCDIPDAWFCVSPRVPPPQVRHLAVHSVPTFSDHHLLDVSSQKHLKTLSLCGTYRITDKGIQAAAPHLEELERLILRHCSIGDAAMVFIGRHMKQLRYLEISNAYFLTNRGLAAIVTLEHLETLCLDLYDLVSLGTVIALLQVLPRLNHLKLGGTCFEDELLDKIQENFPHCTISHTP, from the exons ATGGCGGCGCGGCCGGCCCTGCCCGACTCGGTGCTGGTGCGGGTCTTGGCGCTGCTGCCGCTGCGGGACCGCCTGCGAGCGGCCAG GGTCTGCCGGCGGTGGCAGCAGCTGGCGCAGGACCGGGCGGTCTGGACGCATGTGGATTTGAGCCCTCACCGG ATCACCCGCCGCACGCTGTGGCACCTGGTGCGCCACCGCCTCCCCGACAGCCTGCGCACCCTGCGGATGCGGGGCGTGCCTCGCTCCGGCCGCAAGCAGCGGCTCCTCTCACCGGCACTGCTGGCCGCCCTGCGGAAGCGCTGTCCCCAGCTCCACCGGCTGTGCCTGACCGAGACTGACCTCCGCCGTGTCCCGTACGAGAGCATGCCCGCTTCTGTCACCGCGCTGGAGCTGAGCCTCTGCGACATCCCCGATGCCTGGTTCTGCGTCTCCCCTCGGGTGCCACCCCCACAGGTACGACACCTCGCTGTCCACAGCGTTCCCACCTTTTCTGACCATCATCTTCTTGACGTTTCCTCACAGAAACACTTGAAGACGCTGAGTCTTTGTGGCACCTACCGCATCACTGATAAGGGGatccaagcagcagctccacaccTGGAAGAGCTCGAACGCCTGATCCTACGGCACTGCAGCATTGGCGATGCTGCCATGGTATTCATCGGGCGCCACATGAAGCAGCTCCGCTACCTGGAAATCAGCAATGCCTACTTCCTGACAAACAGGGGGCTGGCTGCTATTGTGACACTGGAGCACCTGGAGACCCTGTGCCTTGACCTCTATGATTTGGTCTCCCTTGGTACTGTTATCGCTTTGTTGCAAGTGCTGCCTCGCCTGAACCACCTCAAATTAGGTGGAACTTGCTTTGAAGATGAACTCCTCGATAAGATTCAGGAGAATTTTCCACATTGCACCATATCTCACACTCCGTGA
- the LOC120757180 gene encoding espin-like protein, translating to MGGPGPAGGALEVLGPISLAALPQEEARASAPSSRPARQGMEPGRSVPAELKLRKPSQRARIPAPFLAHSGGAPGPAGPPGPDPAEVDAESLVPTHDDRGRLIPEWKRQVMVRRLRARLADEDPAGGQVRGARGVEGARADAGSWSFSASHQAVLGPFGELLTEADLHQLERAVESLRLRRRGEVYQGELRRLVRELRALLPAPLLSISVRSPPPAPGQPLPLWCGRLAGAVNSLAALLGNAEGAWGPRAAAAAPAATSALPAATSALPAAGGHPREPGGSLAQREIRQCGVCVRSLRGAFEPAWGAAGSAPAGGGEAEAASDSGISCEEAFSDGGGGSPRQGKGPGPEWGSLRKERIVMLFLSHWRRSAYAPLPLTAGGPRETAGSGARAAARLARQRAAIQRLLSGWRDAASRRPPPPPPARTLLSPEQFVSAAGGGPAEYESLSLELFMLGYFRILEQDLPPEERRGRHLLCFEVFEQLGRHGWRAVRAFHRAVIDEIAAGRRGWSDGFDDIKARYFGTSHGPAQLPGRAGEEGDEICRYIDRSFAFWKEKEAEIFSLEE from the exons ATGGGGGGCCCTGGGCCAG CTGGGGGGGCCCTGGAGGTGTTGGGGCCCATCTCCCTTGCTGCCCTCCCCCAGGAGGAGGCCCGCgcctctgcccccagcagccGCCCGGCCCGGCAGGGGATGGAGCCCGGCAGGTCGGTGCCGGCGGAGCTGAAGCTCCGCAAGCCCTCGCAGCGGGCCAGGATCCCGGCGCCCTTCCTCGCCCACTCG GGCGGGGCGCCTGGACCGGCGGGGCCCCCCGGGCCGGACCCCGCGGAGGTAGACGCGGAGTCCCTGGTGCCCACGCACGATGACCGGGGCCGGCTCATCCCCGAGTGGAAGCGGCAAGTGATGGTGCGGCGGCTGCGGGCCCGGCTGGCGGACGAGGACCCGGCGGGAGGGCAGGTTCGAGGGGCACGGGGAGTGGAGGGGGCGCGGGCT GACGCAGGCTCCTGGAGCTTCTCGGCCTCCCACCAAGCCGTGCTGGGCCCGTTCGGGGAGCTGCTGACCGAGGCAGACCTGCATCAGCTGGAGAGGGCGGTGGAGAGCCTGCGGCTGCGGCGGCGCGGCGAGGTGTACCAGGGCGAGCTGCGGCGCCTGGTGCGGGAGCTCCGCGCCCTCCTGCCCGCCCCGCTGCTCAGCATCTCCGTCCGCAGCCCCCCGCCCGCTCcggggcagcccctgcccctctggTGCGGCCGCCTGGCCGGCGCCGTCAATAGCCTGGCCGCGCTGCTGGGCAACGCCGAGGGGGCGTGGGGaccccgcgctgccgccgccgcgcccgccgccacCTCCGCTCTCCCCGCCGCCACCTCCGCTCTCCCCGCCGCCGGCGGGCATCCCCGGGAGCCGGGGGGGAGCCTGGCGCAGCGGGAGATCCGGCAGTGCGGAGTTTGCGTCCGCAGCCTGCGCGGCGCCTTCGAGCCCGCCTGGGGCGCCGCGGGGAGCGCACCGGCCGGCGGCGGCGAGGCGGAGGCCGCCAGCGACTCGGGCATCAGCTGCGAGGAGGCGTTTTCcgacggcggcggcggctccccgCGGCAGGGGAAGGGGCCGGGGCCGGAGTGGGGCAGCCTGAGGAAGGAACGGATCGTGATGCTCTTCCTGAGCCACTGGAGACGCTCCGCTTACGCGCCCCTGCCGCTCACCGCCGGGGGCCCTCGGGAGAcggcgggcagcggggcccggGCTGCGGCTCGCTTGGCGCGGCAGAGAGCGGCCATCCAGAGGCTCCTGAGCGGCTGGCGGGACGCCGCCTcccgccggcccccgccgccgccccccgcccgcacGCTGCTCTCCCCGGAGCAGTTCGTGtcggcggcggggggcggcccgGCCGAGTACGAGAGCCTGTCGCTGGAGCTATTCATGCTGGGCTATTTCCGCATCTTGGAGCAGGACCTGCCCCCCGAGGAGCGCCGGGGTCGCCACCTGCTCTGTTTCGAGGTGTTCGAGCAGCTGGGCCGGCACGGCTGGCGGGCGGTGCGGGCTTTCCACCGCGCCGTCATCGACGAGATCGCGGCCGGGCGGCGCGGCTGGAGCGACGGCTTCGACGACATCAAGGCACGGTACTTCGGGACCTCGCACGGCCCGGCCCAGCtgccggggcgggccggggaGGAGGGGGACGAGATCTGCCGCTACATCGATCGCAGCTTCGCCTtttggaaggagaaggaggcCGAGatcttcagcctggaggagtGA